In the genome of Methanococcoides burtonii DSM 6242, the window TAATACAGTAATAATAACAGTTAAAAATACCAGACCTACAAGCTCTTGCCCACCTTCAATGTTCAAACTATTCATTTTTATAGCAAAGTAAGTTGCAATGGATGCAGGTACAACTCCGCGAGGACCAACAAATGAGATGAACAGCTTTTCTTTTGTCCTGAAATTAGTCCTTGCAGTACTAACGAAAACAGAAAGTGGCCTGACAAAGAACACCAACAACAATACAACAATGATCCCGGCAAAACCAATTCTGAAAATGTCCTCAAACTTCAACATTGCAGCCAGGAGAATGAATATCAAAGAAAGCATCATGAGCACAAGATCGGATTTGAATTCCTTCAGCGCGGCCTTGTAACGAACGTTAGAAGAACCTACAATAATACCGAACAGCGCTACTGCAAGGATTCCTGATTCCGCACCTAATGACTCAGCTATGACAAAAGTTGCTATCACGGATGTAAATGTAACAAAACGGACCACTTGCTCGGAAAGTACAGAACTTGATAAAAAACGAGTAAGCAAAAGACCACTTGCAATACCCATAGTAAGACCGATCATAGTTCTGTATACTATAAAGCTCACAGCTTCAAATCCTGAAAGCTGGGAAATAATCACCTCGAACACAAGTGCAGCCAGAATTACACACACTGCATCATTAAGCACCCCTTCGAGTTCAAGCGTTTTGCTGACCCTATGGTTTACCCGTACCTGTCTCACAACAGGAGTTATCACAGTCGGCCCCGTCGCAGTTACCAAGGCACCGAATACCGCAGATATTTCCAGTGAAAGACCGACTATATAGTGGGTGAAAAGTGTTGCGAAGATGAATGTGATGATCACACCCACCGTAATAAGACTGAGCACACCTTGCTGGATAGACCTTATAGACTTCAGATCAATATGGAGCCCACCATCGAATACGATCACTGCAACGCATAAGGAGACAATTGCAGCAAGGCCTTCTCCAAGAAGAGAAGGGTCCAGAAGCCCAAGTACTTCAGGTCCTGCAATGATACCTTCTGCAAGCAGAAAAATAAGGACGGGCATTTTGAAAAGTCTGCTCAGACTTTGTGCCACAAGGCTCATGACCAATACCGCAAGCGCGACCTGTAACAGATATATGGATTCCACTTTAAAACTCCAGAAAGCATTTAGGCATCTGCCTGAGTAATGTTAATAAGGATAAGGCAATTCAAATATAAATCTGTTTTCAAAAAAGACTAATATAATGGCGTTGAAACCAAATGATTTTGAAAGATCACTAAAAAAAGAAAAGGTAAAAGGAAGACAGGGTAGACCCCTATCTGCTTTTATTGAAATTATGCGATTGTTTCCCTGAACTTATCACAGCAGTTGATGTCTATGCCGAGAAGCTTCTCGATGTTCATCTTAGCTGCAATACCCTTTGCACAACCTGGCACAGAGGTAATTACACCAATGTCGAGCTCTTCCCTGAGTTCCCTCATGACATACTCGTCGGAGAGATCTGCATTTGAAACACCAAGTTTCTTTGCAACGAAGTCCTTTGCTTCACCGATTCTCATGCTCTTGTCAAACTGCATCCTTGCAACAAGGTCACCAGCTGCTCTCATACCGGTCATACCGGAAGCCATGATGTGTGAGATTGGCATACCCATTGGGTCACCAACACCAATCTATATACCATCGACACCAGCGATCTCGACCATTGCCTTGCTTGCCCTTGTTACTGCATCTATTGGTGGGGTCTCAAGCATTGGGATACCACCTACACCCATACCCATATCTGCATGACATGGAATTGTTGATGCCTCAACAGCTGCCTTTGTGAATGTTACTGAACGACCAAGGTTCCATGCAGATGTCCTGCTGGTGTTGGTATTACATACAGGACCGAATATGTTTGCTCCTGCCTTTGCTACAAGTGGTGCCTGCTGGTGTGGCCACAGACCTGCAAGTACTGTACCATCGTACTCAAGCTCTCCGTGCATACCGAGAACAAGTTCTCCTGCCATACCTGCTTCAATGTAGATTCCCGGGAATTCTTTCCTGAGTGCCTCGATAGCATTAAGTGATGCATACATGTCACCGTCACCGGCTGCACCGATGGTATCGAAATTGACACCGTCACAACCAACATTCTGGAGTTTTTGCATGATCCAGGTCATGTCGCGGATACCGTGCTCTGCAGCATGAAAAATAGAATCCTGTGCTTCAGAGATCTTAAATGCTTTCATAAGATCACCAGGGTTCTCGAATGGACCATCAGGAGTGTAGTAAAGACCCATGTTTGGCATTGCGCCATAGAGCATAGGAATGATCATGTTCTGCTGGCAGGACTCCATTGTCTGGCATTCCTGAGAGATGACAGGCTTTACGGGCTTGTAACTGTAGTCGATGTGACCGAGTTCCATTGTATCCGCACCAAAAGCACGCTCGTGGATCATTGAACCAACAAGTCTGCTTGCAGGAATACCTACACCACTGTTACCCTGGTCACCATCGATCCTGATAGCACCGATATCGTGAGTTACAGGAACTTCCATGCCTGGCTCCACACCGACGATCCTGCCAGGTGAAGTGATGATATCAAGCATATGATCCATTTCATTTTCAGAAAGTGCTGGAATGTCACCAAGGTCTGCTGCATCTGCACTACCTGCTTCGATGTCAGCTCTGATGTCTTCCTTTGTCATGAAGATCTTCTGACCGTCACCCATTCTTAAGAAATATTCTGTTGCCATATTATACACCTCGAACGATCAGAGAAGTAATTCTTTTGCTTTTGCGACAGCTTCGCTTGCATTTTCTGCATAGCAGTCTGCACCACATTTCTTTGCCCATGCATCAGTTGCTGGTGCGCCACCGACCATGACCTTTACCTTGTCCCTGAGTCCGTTCTCTTTGAGAAGCTCAATGACTTCTTTCTGGCCCTGAAGGGTTGTTGTCATAAGTGCGGAAAGACCGACCATGTCAGCGTTGGTTTCCTTTATCTTGTCAATGAAGTTCTGTACAGGAACATCCCTGCCAATGTCGTGGACTTCAAAGCCTGCTGCCTGAAGCATTGTTGATACGATTGCCTTACCAATGTCGTGAACGTCACCCTCGACGGTACCGTTTACGATAACACCGAGCTTAGTGGATGCGCCTTCGCCTGATGCAAGCTCGTCCTGGAGCATTTCAACACCAGCGGACATTGCGTCTGCTGCCATCATGACGTGTGGAAGGAAAAGCTTTCCTCTCTCGAAGAGTACACCAACTTCGTTCATGCCTGCTGCGAGACCATTGTCGATAAGTTCTACTGCTGGAGCCTTACCTTTTGCCTTCTCTACTGCAGCGATTACTTCATCTTTCTTGCAACTTACTACCGCATCGGATAGTGTTTTAAATAATTCTTCGTTTGTCGTTTTAAAACCTCCTTTGAAAACAATTCTATGACAATCCCAAAGGGACTTATAGAAAATTGAAAGTGTAGTTGGGGCGGATGCGCTGAGGCATATACCCCATCGTTTACCCAAAAGTCCAACTACACATATATATTTTGTGTTTTAGGTCTTCAGAATTGGGACACGAATGTCCTGGCCTGCCACAATGCAATCAATGCAATAACAATGACTGCAACCATCCAAGTATATTCTGCTGCTGGCATAGGAGCGGTGGTCATATCATAACCAGGGCCATAGTAAGCAACTGTTAAATCATTCATTATACCCATATCAAAACCTCCTTATACATACTCAAGACATGCATCTGATGCACGGGTCTTTCCGAAATCTGTGATGACATATTGGTGTAAAAGGAAACCTTTCTTATACACACCATCTTCATCTACTTTTGATTGTACTGATCTAAGCATACCACCTGAAGCTAACTCAATGATATCGAAATTTATCGAATCCCTACCAAAGTTGTTGTTCATGTTGTATTCTTTCTGCATCTGTACAACGATCTCATTGTTCCAGTGTTCTTTCTCATCAGAGAATAGCTCAAGCAACCTAAATTTTATTGGACGTTCTCCAGCCATATTACTCACCTCTCAGAGATTCCATGTCACCTGTATCTTCAGAAATCATTACAAAGCTACCAAGGACACAAAGTGCACCACCGACAAGTACTGTCCATGCTGGCACCTGTGCCATGAATAGGTACATGAAGATAACAGCGCAAAGACCATAAAGATTCCCGATACCCTGACCCCTTCCAACACCGATAAGTGGGAAAGACTTGTACCAGGAGACGTAGCAGTAACCAAATGTGATACCTGCAAATCCAAGTACCAGAATTGATAGTGGGTTGAATGCCTGAAGTGCATACTCAAGGATTGGATAACCAGCAATTGCTGCAATAGGTATAAGGATTACCCAGTACAGGAGGCTCTCACCAAGGAATCTGATTGTAATTCCTACATCAGGTTCTGCGATGTCAAGACCTTTACCAGCGATTGCGCCTTCAATACCCCACCCTAGTGCTGCCATCAGTCCACCAAGGTAACCAAGGTAGCTGATGCTACCAGAAGTGATCTCAGTAATTGCTCCACCAACGAAGATGGTTAGACCACCGACAATGATGACAAGAATACCCATCCAGGCCCTCTTGGAGATCTGTTCACCATACCATTGTCTTGCAAGTACAGAACCAATCACAGGGTACATCAAAGCAGCAACTGCTGCGAATCCTGCTCCAATAAATCCAATAGCTATGAATGAACCAAGAATTGCGATTGGCCCACCAAATATAGATGCAAGGAAGAACCATTTACTACATGGATGGAATTCCTTCAATGTTCTCTTCATCTCACCGAACTTACCAAGATATGCATTCCATATAAGAAGTGCAACAATAACAGTTAATGCATTGAATGCAGCTATCAAAAGAGCGACAACAATGGTTGCCATTGAACCACCATGTGTTGCATCAATGTCTACCCACATTGCATCAAATGGAGGTACTGCCCAGATAATTGTACCAGGAACATACCATATACCCCATAAGATTGCACAGAACAAGGCCCACATATAACCTTTGTTCATTTTACGCTTATTTTCCAATTTCTTCAGTTCTCGAATATCCAAATTGACTCCTCCTCCAACTATTAATAATAATTATGAGTGATACACGTATATATAATTATAGATAGAAATTCTAAAAAAAGGAAGAAGGACCCGAGCGAGTCCCTTACCTTTTTATAGAGAGATTTACTCAGCTGCTGCGTTACATTTGACGACTGCGTCAGTTGCATTCTCAGCATAGATGTCTGAGCCGATCTTGTCTGCCCAGTCCTGTGTGACAGGTGCGCCACCGACCATGGTCATGACAGAGTCACGAATTCCAGCTTCCTTAAGCTGTTCTTCGATGTTCATCTGAAGGATCATTGTTGTGGTCATGAGTGCGGAAGAACCAACAATCATTGGCTTGTGTTCCTTCACTGCATCTACGTATGCTCCGATTGCAACGTCCCTGCCGAGGTCAACTATCTTGAATCCAGCAATCTTGAGCATTGTTGCGACAATGTCCTTACCAATGGAGTGGATGTCACCCTCGATGGTACCGATAACGATCGTTCCCTTTGATTTTACAGATCCACCCTGTGCTTCAAGAGCAGGGGTGAGTATTGCAACACCAGCGCTCATTGCTTCAGATGCTGCAATGACGTGAGGAAGGAAGAGTGTACCCTGTTCGAACTGGTCGCCCACTTCGTTCATACCTGCAGTAAGACCGTCCTGGATAAGGGAAACAATATCGACCTTTGCTTCGAGTGCTTCTTCACAAATCTCTTCAACAAGCTCATCATCAAATTCCATGACTGCAGCTTTTGCTTTCGCGTTAATTTCATCCTGTGTAACCATTTTTATAACTCCTTTATTTATGTAGATAATTATAGCCCAAATTATAAGCTAGCTCTGAACGCAGCATCTGCCTTGTCTACTACAGCCTTCATGTCTGCTAAGAGTTCGCTGTCGATTGCCTTGACTTCATGGTTCTTCATTATGTCAAGAAGCTTCTCGTGTGCAA includes:
- a CDS encoding cation:proton antiporter codes for the protein MESIYLLQVALAVLVMSLVAQSLSRLFKMPVLIFLLAEGIIAGPEVLGLLDPSLLGEGLAAIVSLCVAVIVFDGGLHIDLKSIRSIQQGVLSLITVGVIITFIFATLFTHYIVGLSLEISAVFGALVTATGPTVITPVVRQVRVNHRVSKTLELEGVLNDAVCVILAALVFEVIISQLSGFEAVSFIVYRTMIGLTMGIASGLLLTRFLSSSVLSEQVVRFVTFTSVIATFVIAESLGAESGILAVALFGIIVGSSNVRYKAALKEFKSDLVLMMLSLIFILLAAMLKFEDIFRIGFAGIIVVLLLVFFVRPLSVFVSTARTNFRTKEKLFISFVGPRGVVPASIATYFAIKMNSLNIEGGQELVGLVFLTVIITVLMTGSLSKYVAKFLGVIPMEILVVGGGEVGRILAERFEKRGENVVVVESSEEHCQRLMKSGIRVVHGDAEDVNVLKKAGIENAKYVVASTNQDNTNLLVCQIAKTKFGFKEDQIVARVNNMENLHAFWDLEIRAMSPAMSTALFLDNMVGRPHMFSMCEVGEGGDILEVKVTNPKVAGKSIKELSLPEDSLLLMVRRGDQSFIANGNLVLEFDDVVTVIGEGDAAKIVADLLGR
- the mtbC gene encoding dimethylamine corrinoid protein MtbC, whose translation is MVFKGGFKTTNEELFKTLSDAVVSCKKDEVIAAVEKAKGKAPAVELIDNGLAAGMNEVGVLFERGKLFLPHVMMAADAMSAGVEMLQDELASGEGASTKLGVIVNGTVEGDVHDIGKAIVSTMLQAAGFEVHDIGRDVPVQNFIDKIKETNADMVGLSALMTTTLQGQKEVIELLKENGLRDKVKVMVGGAPATDAWAKKCGADCYAENASEAVAKAKELLL
- a CDS encoding DMT family transporter produces the protein MDIRELKKLENKRKMNKGYMWALFCAILWGIWYVPGTIIWAVPPFDAMWVDIDATHGGSMATIVVALLIAAFNALTVIVALLIWNAYLGKFGEMKRTLKEFHPCSKWFFLASIFGGPIAILGSFIAIGFIGAGFAAVAALMYPVIGSVLARQWYGEQISKRAWMGILVIIVGGLTIFVGGAITEITSGSISYLGYLGGLMAALGWGIEGAIAGKGLDIAEPDVGITIRFLGESLLYWVILIPIAAIAGYPILEYALQAFNPLSILVLGFAGITFGYCYVSWYKSFPLIGVGRGQGIGNLYGLCAVIFMYLFMAQVPAWTVLVGGALCVLGSFVMISEDTGDMESLRGE
- a CDS encoding corrinoid protein, translating into MVTQDEINAKAKAAVMEFDDELVEEICEEALEAKVDIVSLIQDGLTAGMNEVGDQFEQGTLFLPHVIAASEAMSAGVAILTPALEAQGGSVKSKGTIVIGTIEGDIHSIGKDIVATMLKIAGFKIVDLGRDVAIGAYVDAVKEHKPMIVGSSALMTTTMILQMNIEEQLKEAGIRDSVMTMVGGAPVTQDWADKIGSDIYAENATDAVVKCNAAAE